Proteins from a genomic interval of Diospyros lotus cultivar Yz01 chromosome 6, ASM1463336v1, whole genome shotgun sequence:
- the LOC127804778 gene encoding uncharacterized protein LOC127804778, which produces MAGDNSSDGFPRKRPVLGDLTNQVEKRGLLMISGNLGSKSGDGNGKYGENKEGHSHFTQKVCQDVENMVKEKSEIRPAVNDNDKHKRACVSPWACSRTNSLEGNIISGISRIPNKVEELNTLGSSLHLGRSDVFGHVEKIADTLGGSCFSGISMPMASESCVGVEGSHDKDKEIDATEVAQSDPLGEGLVAHVCKKHSKDICADGLTSGKCGSTDCSRLPKPQGSASFKLEKCMGLKDNGSSYSSGSVDLIKSCSCSFCMKAAYIWSDLHYQDVRGRIAALKKSQKEASIMVDRSCKDKGIDKRGQGNCYKFSKLESDLTSQWRSLFLHMEDIFVREGSQLEASLLALKDLRERRKIELEKMNGIPLEKQ; this is translated from the exons ATGGCTGGGGACAATTCTTCTGATGGGTTTCCCAGAAAGCGTCCTGTTTTGGGTGATTTGACGAATCAAGTGGAAAAGAGGGGACTACTGATGATTTCGGGAAATTTGGGGAGTAAATCTGGAGACGGGAATGGTAAATATGGTGAAAACAAAGAGGGGCATTCACATTTTACTCAGAAGGTGTGCCAAGACGTGGAGAATATGGTCAAGGAGAAAAGTGAGATCAGACCTGCTGTAAATGACAATGATAAACATAAGAGGGCTTGTGTTTCGCCGTGGGCTTGCAGCAGAACTAATTCACTTGAGGGAAATATTATATCTGGCATCTCAAGAATACCTAACAAAGTTGAGGAGTTGAATACACTTGGTAGCAGCCTTCATCTTGGTAGAAGTGATGTTTTTGGTCATGTTGAGAAAATTGCTGATACCTTGGGAGGCAGCTGTTTTTCTGGCATTTCGATGCCCATGGCTTCTGAATCATGTGTTGGTGTTGAAGGGAGCCATGACAAGGACAAAGAAATAGATGCTACTGAAGTTGCACAAAGTGATCCCTTGGGTGAGGGATTAGTTGCTCATGTTTGCAAAAAGCATAGCAAGGACATTTGTGCTGATGGTCTCACCTCAGGCAAATGTGGGTCCACTGATTGCTCAAGATTGCCTAAGCCACAGGGTTCTGCATCTTTTAAACTAGAGAAATGCATGGGATTAAAAGACAATGGAAGCTCTTATTCAAGTGGAAGCGTTGACTTGATTAAATcttgctcttgttctttttgCATGAAAG CTGCTTACATTTGGTCAGATCTTCACTACCAGGATGTCAGGGGTCGTATAGCTG CACTAAAGAAGAGTCAGAAAGAAGCAAGCATTATGGTTGACAGAAGTTGCAAGGACAAGGGAATTGATAAACGTGGTCAAGGAAATTGCTATAAATTCTCAAAGTTAGAATCTGATCTCACTAGTCAATGGAGGTCATTGTTTCTTCATATGGAGGATATATTTGTTCGTGAAGGCAGCCAGCTT